The stretch of DNA GCATGCTATCGTGATAGCAGGCGGGAGAGGAAGCCTTGGCCCAACTCGTGGTGCGCAATCTCGAAGAGGATGTGAAGGCCGGGCTGCGGCGGCGGGCCGCCCGCCATGGCCGCAGCATGGAAGAGGAAGTCCGCGACATCCTGCGCAACGCCCTGCGCCCCGACGAGACCGGAAGCCGGCCCCTGGGCAGCCGTCTGCAGGCACGCTTCGCCGGAATCGGGCTGGAGGCGGACATCGAGGAATTGCGGGGCGAAGCCGCCCGGCCGGCGGTTTTGGGATGATCGTTCTCGACACCAATGTCATCGCCGCCGTCATGCGGCGCCAACCGGACCCGGCGGTGGTCGACTGGCTGGACCGCCAGCCGGCGGAAGCCCTCTGGACCACGGCCGTCACGGTCTGCGAAGTCCGCTTCGGCCTCGAGCTTCTGGACCCGGGCACCAGGCGCCGGGAC from Magnetospirillum sp. WYHS-4 encodes:
- a CDS encoding plasmid stabilization protein, with the translated sequence MAQLVVRNLEEDVKAGLRRRAARHGRSMEEEVRDILRNALRPDETGSRPLGSRLQARFAGIGLEADIEELRGEAARPAVLG